From one Lotus japonicus ecotype B-129 chromosome 3, LjGifu_v1.2 genomic stretch:
- the LOC130746940 gene encoding putative cell wall protein: MAHRVSLLLSLLLISNILLVAVAGRSNIAMNSNTQDKKEPEFLFKHDGRVYIPGVGPVGFPPKHGLIPQNPFTGGAGRAGTGAGAGSGSGRPGRSYVPGGDDTFVPNPGYEVPIPGGGGSVPAPIRP, from the coding sequence ATGGCTCACAGAGTTTCCCTTTTACTCTCACTCCTTCTCATCTCCAATATCCTCCTTGTCGCAGTTGCTGGACGAAGCAACATTGCCATGAACTCTAACACCCAGGACAAGAAAGAGCCTGAGTTCTTGTTCAAGCATGATGGCAGAGTGTACATTCCAGGCGTTGGACCAGTAGGATTTCCACCAAAGCATGGGCTTATACCCCAGAATCCATTTACTGGTGGCGCTGGAAGAGCTGGAACAGGAGCTGGAGCCGGATCAGGATCGGGTCGACCAGGACGCAGTTATGTTCCCGGTGGTGATGACACCTTTGTTCCTAACCCTGGCTATGAGGTTCCCATTCCTGGAGGTGGTGGCAGTGTTCCAGCACCAATTCGTCCATGA